One genomic region from Cyclopterus lumpus isolate fCycLum1 chromosome 20, fCycLum1.pri, whole genome shotgun sequence encodes:
- the mos gene encoding proto-oncogene serine/threonine-protein kinase mos, with protein MPSPIPVTRLLPKDMFPCLDIGTCSSPLTKYSLGTTLQVPVQRLHGKIASRLWSTVIHWKEVRSLLPVGSGGFGSVYKAEYLGETVALKRVKKCTKNKLASRQSFWAELNAAHLRHRNIVRVIAATTCVPPDFGDEGSIGTILMEFVGDENLQQIISGCVEPLGEDRWLRYATDIARGLRFLHSHCVVHLDIKPANVLVSSEDVCKIADFGCSLKLDHGCEVSAISPHVSHVGGTYTHRAPELLKGEGLSPKADIFSFGITLWQLITREQPYTGDRQHVLYAVVAHNLRPSVQDHPVFRSEQGRLCSTALSRCWSAEGRSRPSAEELLPLLETLRSPL; from the coding sequence ATGCCGTCTCCGATCCCCGTGACCCGCCTGCTGCCCAAAGACATGTTCCCCTGCCTGGACATCGGGACCTGCAGCAGTCCGCTCACCAAGTACTCCCTCGGGACCACGTTGCAAGTCCCCGTTCAGAGGCTCCACGGCAAGATTGCCAGCCGGCTCTGGTCCACTGTGATTCACTGGAAGGAAGTGCGCTCCCTGCTGCCTGTGGGCTCCGGAGGGTTCGGCTCCGTCTACAAGGCCGAGTACCTCGGGGAGACCGTGGCGCTGAAGAGGGTCAAGAAGTGCACGAAGAACAAGCTGGCCTCCCGGCAGAGCTTCTGGGCCGAGCTGAACGCCGCACACCTGCGCCACAGGAACATCGTGCGCGTCATCGCGGCGACCACCTGCGTGCCGCCGGATTTCGGAGACGAAGGCAGCATCGGAACAATACTCATGGAGTTTGTGGGGGACGAAAACCTGCAGCAGATAATTTCCGGGTGTGTGGAGCCGCTGGGCGAGGACCGGTGGCTCAGGTACGCCACGGACATCGCACGCGGCTTGCGGTTCCTCCACTCCCACTGCGTGGTGCATCTGGACATCAAACCAGCCAACGTGTTGGTGTCCAGTGAAGACGTCTGTAAAATTGCGGATTTCGGCTGTTCTCTGAAACTGGACCATGGCTGTGAAGTCAGCGCGATCAGCCCCCACGTGAGCCATGTGGGCGGCACGTACACGCACAGAGCTCCGGAGCTGCTGAAGGGCGAGGGGCTGTCTCCTAAAGCGGACATCTTTTCTTTCGGGATCACCTTGTGGCAGCTGATCACCAGAGAGCAGCCCTACACCGGCGACAGGCAGCACGTGCTCTACGCGGTTGTGGCGCACAACCTGCGCCCGTCTGTTCAGGATCATCCGGTGTTCCGGTCGGAGCAGGGCCGGCTGTGCAGCACCGCGCTGAGCCGGTGCTGGAGCGCAGAGGGCCGCAGCAGACCCAGCGCCGAGGAGCTGCTGCCGCTCCTGGAGACGCTGCGCTCCCCGCTGTGA
- the plag1 gene encoding zinc finger protein PLAG1 codes for MATGTQGHRDHVLERTKLAASTGRRRRAEGKPKKNFPCQECQKAFNSLEKLKVHSYSHTGERPYRCSHPDCTKAFVSKYKLLRHMATHSPEKNHKCSYCEKMFHRKDHLKNHLHTHDPYKEAFTCQECGKSYNTKLGFKRHLALHAANSGDLTCQVCLQLFPSTGVLLEHLKTHAGKSSGGTKEKKHRCEHCERRFYTRKDVRRHMVVHTGRKDFLCQYCAQRFGRKDHLTRHVKKSHARELLRVKTEPTDSLEPVVYDLASGGIKGEVPGIITPRPHQLNMYTGPVLDTEPFPTPTHPFSFKYPLGSNFTSYTVSSQEREQNLKGELETYLMELQSSMPSSSAAPEPQLSSSKLELEPPVGVLEEASEAVSLSKMSNQMTAAAAGDFLATSSSLMDFSQLFNFLPLNGPPYNQAGGSGVQGVTYPPNEEPTPLVQLPLHPPEGPEAAESPLQRLPSSFISNLSTPTTLPRFHQAFQ; via the exons ATGGCCACAGGAACCCAGGGCCACCGTGACCACGTCCTGGAGAGAACCAAGCTTGCTGCTTCCACAGGGAGGCGCAGGAGAGCAGAGGGGAAGCCAAAAAAGAATTTCCCTTGCCAGGAGTGTCAGAAAGCTTTCAACAGTCTGGAGAAGTTGAAGGTGCACTCGTACTCTCACACAGGAGAAAGACCCTATCGCTGCTCCCACCCCGACTGCACCAAGGCATTCGTCTCCAAATACAAGCTGCTACG GCATATGGCAACTCACTCGCCAGAAAAAAACCACAAGTGTTCGTACTGTGAGAAAATGTTCCACCGCAAGGATCACTTAAAGAATCACCTACACACTCACGACCCCTACAAGGAGGCATTCACCTGTCAGGAGTGTGGCAAGAGCTACAACACCAAGCTGGGCTTCAAACGCCACCTCGCCCTCCACGCTGCCAACAGTGGAGACCTCACCTGCCAAGTGTGCCTGCAGCTGTTCCCCAGCACGGGGGTTCTTCTGGAGCACCTCAAAACACACGCTGGCAAGTCCTCCGGTGGGACCAAAGAGAAAAAGCATCGGTGTGAGCACTGTGAGCGACGATTTTACACCCGTAAAGATGTGCGCCGCCACATGGTGGTGCACACCGGACGCAAGGACTTCCTCTGTCAGTACTGTGCCCAGCGCTTCGGTAGGAAGGACCACCTGACACGTCATGTGAAGAAGAGCCACGCTCGGGAGCTACTGAGGGTAAAAACTGAGCCAACTGATTCGCTGGAGCCCGTTGTCTATGACTTGGCGTCTGGGGGCATCAAAGGTGAGGTCCCGGGAATCATAACCCCAAGGCCACACCAGCTCAACATGTACACGGGACCCGTCCTGGACACGGAGCCCTTCCCCACTCCCACacaccctttttcttttaagtaCCCACTGGGTTCCAACTTTACCTCATACACCGTTTCCTCACAGGAGCGGGAACAGAATCTAAAGGGAGAACTGGAGACCTACCTGATGGAGCTGCAGAGCAGCATGCCCTCATCCTCTGCAGCTCCAGAACCCCAACTCTCCTCCTCCAAACTGGAGTTGGAGCCTCCAGTGGGCGTGCTGGAGGAAGCGAGCGAGGCAGTGTCCCTGTCTAAAATGTCCAATCAGATGACAGCAGCCGCCGCAGGCGACTTTCTGGCAACTTCCTCTTCTCTGATGGACTTCTCACAGCTTTTCAACTTCCTGCCACTCAACGGGCCCCCGTACAACCAGGCGGGGGGCAGCGGAGTGCAGGGCGTTACCTATCCACCCAACGAAGAGCCCACACCTCTCGTCCAGCTGCCCCTCCATCCTCCAGAAGGCCCAGAGGCTGCAGAGAGTCCGCTTCAAaggctcccctcctccttcataTCCAACCTGAGCACACCCACCACGCTGCCCCGCTTCCACCAAGCTTTTCAGTGA